CTGACAAGACACAACTGCACAACAACTTGACAGGTGGTCTCTAACCCCATTGCAAGCGCTTGGCAATGGGGTGACGAAGAACATGTTGGTCAAAGCACCTATGGACTTCCACAACAGTCATGGTTCTTTGTCGACGGAGACGATAAAATAGATACGTAGATGAAACGGCGAAACGACTAAACATCGTAAGCCCACATGGACTGGCGTCTAGCTGGTCTATCCTGCAGGCGGAGGTGGACGATGAAGAGGATATTGAGCACCATCACGATGTTGCTCTTTATTGCGATTTTCGTCGCTGCTTTGTACGTCTTGCCAAAGCGCATATCACTGTCACTTACAGGCGTTGAGTACCAACTCGGGCAGGGCGAGACCGTGATTCACCCTGTTTCGTTACAGATACATGGCAGGTTACACGGGACCTGGACCGGGCAACGGACGTTTGTCGGTACAATCTCGATTGAAGGTGCACGCATCCCGAATCCGGACAATCACCACCGGCTAGTCATTCATTTTCGGCCCGATGGCGAAGGACCGATGACGTACGCGTATCTCGACAATGGGAAACCAGTCACGCGCACGTATGGAATGATGTTTGCGAGTCATAACTTCCGCACTCTTACCATCGAAGAGTTTTCACCACAGGGCAAGCATAAGGGTTGGAACAGCCGCAACGGCTTTATTATTTCCGCTCCAGCTCAGAATCGGACTGAGGCGCTGCGGATTTCGAATCTCCTCATGAAAGATACACTGCACGGATTTACGCTGCACTAAAGATCTTCATCAGCCGTATCCTTTTTGGCCCTTCAAACGTTTACAAGGTATCCACGGGAAGGAGGTCAATGACGATGACAGACGCTACGCGTGCTCTGCAAGGATTCGCTGATGTTCATGCAGAAGACGCGACAGAATTGTTGAGTCAGCTGCGTGAAAGCTTACTTCGCTACTGTGAGCTCATGACGGGTTCACATCAAGATGCAGAGGATATCACGCAAAGCACGCTCCTTAAGGCATTACCTGTCCTCGTCGGCGTGCGGGAACACCCGAATGCCTGGGCACTGTTGCGGCGAATCGCGAAGACCACGTGGCTCGATTCTGTTCGCAAGAACAGCCGCAACGCTTTGTGGGAGGAGAGCGCGGACTTGGCGCTCGCTTCAGCGGCAGCGTCCTTGTTCGAAGATGCAGCGGACGGCCTCGAAGTGGAAGCAGCACTCCGCCAATTGATTGGAACACTGACGGGGCAACAGCGGGCTGTATTTCTGCTCTGCGCCGTTTTTGATTACTCCGATACTGAGGCAGCCGAACTGCTCAATATCAGTCGCGGCGCCGTGAAGGCAACCTTGCACCGGGCAAGGATGCGACTGCGCCGAAACACGGAGAAGAACGATAAGCTTGCGGTACCCGATGATGTCGTCCAAACCGACGTGCTGCAAGCGTATGTTGCGGCTTTTCAGGCCGCAGATATCCGGGGACTCGTACATTTATGTCAAGACGGTGTTCTGGATCCCATCCAAGCGACAAACCGAGTGCTGGTCAAGGCGTATGAAAAGACGGCTGTTTCCGGGCGCTCCCGGCTAGATACTGGCTGTTTGGAAATGTCGGCGATGTCAAGGATGTCAAGGATGTCAAGGATGTCGGTACAGATGGCGGCTTGATACAAACAAGGGGGCTTTCGCATGACGCTCATTCCGTACGTGATTGAACAAACCAGCCGCGGCGAGCGCAGTTACGATATCTATTCGAGACTGCTCAAGGACCGCATTGTCATGGTTGGTTCTGTCATTGACGATACCTTAGCAAATTCAGTTGTGGCACAACTGTTGTTCTTAACTGCCGATAACCCAGACAAAGACATTCAAATGTACATTAACAGCCCTGGGGGGTCTGTCACATCTGGTTTCGCGATTTACGATACGATGCAACACATCAAGCCAGATGTGTCCACCATCTGCGTTGGGATGGCAGCAAGTTTCGGAGCTGTGTTGCTGACGGCAGGAGCTGTGGGGAAGAGATTCGCGTTGCCGAACAGTGAAATCATGATCCACCAGCCGCATTCGCCAAGCGGCGTCAGCGGCCAGGCATCGGATATCAAGATTCATGCCGACTGGATGCTGAAGACCAGAGACAAGATCAATCATGTGCTCGCGCAGCACACCGGCCAGACGGTTGAGCAAATCGCGTTAGATACTGACCGTGACAGGTTTATGAGTGGACATGAGGCGAAAACGTATGGGCTCATTGATGATGTCATCGTAAAGTAATCGTCAGTCAGTGACTGACGATGCCATAGCCGGAAACAAGGCCAGGAGTTCAGCGGCCTTGTTTCTGTTTGTGCTGTCGCAACTGATGAGCCGTTGAACCTCAAACGTCGTAATGTCCGCTGACTTGTAGATGGCTTCGGTAAACGATGTGTGGTGGTTGGAGATGAGCACGGGAATGCCTCTCTCAGACGTCTCTCTCGCAACTTTTGCCAAGCGGAGCTGTTCATCCACGCCAAAGCCACCGGCGCTGTAATTGGTGAAATTGGCCGTGTCGGACAAGGGAACGTAAGGTGGGTCGCAATAGATGACATCGCCTGGCTGTGCTTGCTGCATCACAAGTTCAAAATCCTCGGTCTGGAAAGTGGCATCCTCGGATTTGTGGTAAAACATCATCATTTCCTCAAACGGAAAATACGGTTTTTTGTATCGACCGAAGGGCACATTGAACCCGCCGTCGTTGTTATACCGGCAAAGCCCGTTGTAACCATGTCGGTTCAAATACACGAACAGGGCTGCCTTTCGGAATCTATCGCTTGTCTGGTTGAATTCATCGCGAAATTCATAGTAAACCTCAGGAACATTTTCATCCGGTGTAAACAAACCCTTGCAAGCGTCCACAAAAGCGGGTCCATGTTGCTTCAGGGTCACAAACACGTTGATGAGGTCCGCGTTCATATCGTTAACAATGTTTGTTTTGTAATCTGTGTTCAAAAAAACCGCTGCCGAGCCGGCAAAAGGTTCAATGAGGCGCTCTCCACGGGGGAGAACGCCCCGGATTTTGTCAACAATGCGGTATTTGTTTCCCGCCCACTTGAGAAAGGGTTTCATGCCGTCACTCCTGAATGTTGTCCCCCATATGTTTGACATCCATGGCGAAAAACCTGCGAGACCGGCAAAATTTTAGAGTTTTGGTGGTGGACGGTCAAAGGCACACTGGGGTTAAAAAACGCTCCGATGGTATCGGAGCGTTAACGTGCGTAAAGTTGTTTCCAGTGCTCAGCAAGATGGTAAAACCGTTGTTGGTCACGGTCATCCAAAGCCTGGTCAATTTGGGCCCTTAGCCATTCTTGATACCACTTTGTGATGGCTGCATGCACAACATCTTCAGCCATCTGGGTTAATTCGGACGGAGTGTAGGGAGGACGGGTCGGGTGCTGTCGCGATGTGTTCTCTAGCATGTGCATTCCCTCCTTTGAGTTATTTTATCTGAACATTAGTGCAATAATCAACTGTCGCTTGATGGAAAAGTGGAGTTCCAGTGAAATTTGGTCAGATGTCCCGAAAATGATGCCGTTGCACGGTGGATTCTTTGAATGCGACGCCTCCGTTTGGGGCCTCTTCTGTGCAGCGATGATACTATTGCCTATTCAGTTCTTTCTCAAAACGGCACGACGAACGGCAGGGTTCGGGAAGTGGATGAGACGTATGGCGGCAAACATTCGGCCCCGAGTTTCGAGAGTTGTGGGTCTGCTGTTGTGTGGTCGTGTGGGTCTGTGGGTCTGTGGGCGTACGCGCCGAGAGGTCATGGAGAGGGAGTTTGTTCACCGAGGCATCAGATGTACAATGTCAAACCAAATTTTTACGCATGTGGCTGTAATCAACAGCGCTAGAAAGGCCTTCAGCCACTTTACGCTGATTTGTTGTCCAATCCGAGCTCCAAGGGGAGCAGCAACCAGACTCGCCCAGATCATCACCAGGCTTGGGCCTAGCAGTACATCGCCAGCCGAAATTTTTCCGATGGTTGCTCCAATCGACGAAATGAACGTGATGGCCAGTGAGGAGGCAATGGTCACTCGCATCGGGATCTTCAATACAACCAACATCAGCGGTACGAGCAGAAACGCTCCGGCGGCTCCGACAACCCCGGAAAGCAGTCCCACAGCCCCAGCCAGAATGACGGCAATCACTCGATTGAACTGACCTGATTCGAGGTTGTCATCATCTGCAACTTTTGTTGGTATGAACATCATTACGGCGGCTACGGTTGCCAGTAAGGCGTACACGAGATTAATGGCATTCTCGGAAAGATAACGGGCTTCGTAAGCACCAATAAAGCTTCCGACGACGATTGCTGAACCCATATAGGCAATCAGACGGTAATTGAGATAGTTACCTTTTCGATATGCAAGGACCCCGGCGGCGGTCGAAAATAGAACTTGAACTGCGCTGATGCCCGACACTTGATGAGCGGAAAACTGCATCACGCCAAGGAGTGGGGGAACATACAGCAACAATGGATACTTGACGATAGAACCGCCAATACCAACCATACCCGAGACAAAAGAGCCAAAAAGCCCAATACCAAGTAGAGTCAGGAACGCTGCAACTGACATCATCATCATCCCCCGTCCCAGTGTGCGGTTGTAATGGCTTGTACATGGCCATGCTATGCACGAATATTAGTGTTTATACCGGATGGGGTATTATTGTCATGACCTATTGACGGACACCTGTAGCATGTTGTAGCTTAGTTATAGAAAATGATTTTCGATAAAGAGTCAATTGATGTCTGAACAAGCACATCTGAATCCATGTACTATGTGTACGTACAGCTGAAGGAGACAACGATGAACTTCTGGTATCAGCCTCATCACATAACTTGGCTTATTGACTTACTAACGGTGTTTCTGATGGGCGTGGTTCATGGTATTACTCCGGACGAACACACGTGGCCAATTACCTTTAGCTATTCAATCGGCAGTTATAGTTCCCGCGGTGGAATGAAGGCAGGATTGTTGTTTTCACTGACCTTCACGTTACAACGCGCCATTGCGTCGGAATTGGCCTATTTTGCGTTGGCAAGCTTCTTGTTGCGCCCTGGTGCCGAACAGATTGTCTATTTGATTGTTGGCCTTGTCATGTTCGTGTCCGGCTACTTCATTCTCTATCGCCACAAAACGTTGCACTTGTTTCCGTGGTTGGAACGCCTCATCCCGTCAGTGCCGCAAGATAGCCAAACGGTACCCGCAAAATTGGCGTTGATTCATGGATTTGTTGCTGGGTGGGGAACAGGCGCGTTTGCAACGATTATCTACACTGTCTTCTCTCCGCGGATGCCAAGTCCTTGGGTTGCGTTCCTTCCTGGCCTCTTATACGGCCTCGGCACCATGGTCATGCAGATCATCATCGGGGCGTTATTTGGCCGCTGGATTCAAACCAGAAAACTCGGCGAGCGAGCCAAAGCTTTTGTCGGGCGGTTTGTTGCCGGAAACACTTTATTTATCGGCGGTGTCTTGTTTGTGCTGGTGGGGGCCATTGAATTGCTAGACCCAAAGTTAGCAGACTGGGCGTTACCACTTGGACTCCATGTGTACAATCTGGACTCCATTAACTTGGCCTTGCTGCTCGTGATTGTCGTGGTCGGTGGGGCAGGCGGATATTCAATTTGGAAGGCACTTCGAGAGGTTCGACGCGCTTGAACTGGCATGAGTTAGCATCAGTGGGCTTAAGTTCATGTGAACTTGCTTCAAGTTGGCATGAGTTAGCAACAACGGGCTTGAGGCTTCAAACTGCCTTCAAACTGCCTTCAAACTGCCTTCAAACTGCCTTCAAGCCGGCACCCTGCCGGAGTGCACCTGTCTGTACGTGACGGTAAATCGGTAAATCGCCGTTGTATAGGCCATAAGACAGGTGGCACCCTATTCAATATCGAACATCGAACAGGGTGAGGAGTTGGGCCACATGTTGCCGTCTACTATGGACCGTGTGCAGCAAAAAACCGCGCCTGAGGTAAACCGGTGGATTCAACAAATGATGCAGGACAATGTTGCATTCGCGGCGAGTGAGGGTAGAGACCGGGTGGGTGAACGCATTGGTGTGCTGCGACGGGAATGGGATATTGAACGAATCATTGAATTGAATGCGGCCGCAGCGGTAATGCTCACGACAGCCCTCGGTTTTACGAAGAGTCGCGTATGGTTTGCCGCTTCCGGTGTCATCGCTGGATTCCTCTTCCAGCATGCACTACAAGGATGGTGTCCACCGATACCCGTCTTGCGCCATCTCGGGGTGCGTACAGCGAGTGAGATCCAAGCGGAGATAACCGCACTCAAAGCATTGCGCGGAGATTTTTCGGCGACGAGTGATCCCGACGAAGCGACCTTGCAAGCCGCTCACTGACGTTCCTCTGTATATTTGCAAAACATTTACATTACGATCATGTTCCCGTCATGTTGATTCGCTACAGTATGTATCGAGAAGCTATCCCCTAGGCTTCGTACCACTCTTGCCATCGCCGTTGCCTTCGAGGCAACGGCCCTTTTTTTGTATGTGGTAGGACCTTATCATTTTTCGTACAAAACCTTCATTAGACACCCGTATGATACAATTAAATGTTGGGGTTACTGGGGGGATTAGGACAAAAAACGGTGTTGCCGTGGTAAAGTAAGCATAGATTGGAGGTGCGTCATGATGCACAGTGTACGGGTAACATCGCCGTATTTAGGCGCCATTACTGGAGGCTTGTTTGTAATTCTAGCGTTCATAGACGTGGTTTCAAAAGTTCTTCATGGGTGGATCTGGTGGTTACCCTTTGGTGGATGGTCGGTCTT
The Alicyclobacillus curvatus genome window above contains:
- a CDS encoding DUF2892 domain-containing protein, with product MLPSTMDRVQQKTAPEVNRWIQQMMQDNVAFAASEGRDRVGERIGVLRREWDIERIIELNAAAAVMLTTALGFTKSRVWFAASGVIAGFLFQHALQGWCPPIPVLRHLGVRTASEIQAEITALKALRGDFSATSDPDEATLQAAH
- the clpP gene encoding ATP-dependent Clp endopeptidase proteolytic subunit ClpP, encoding MTLIPYVIEQTSRGERSYDIYSRLLKDRIVMVGSVIDDTLANSVVAQLLFLTADNPDKDIQMYINSPGGSVTSGFAIYDTMQHIKPDVSTICVGMAASFGAVLLTAGAVGKRFALPNSEIMIHQPHSPSGVSGQASDIKIHADWMLKTRDKINHVLAQHTGQTVEQIALDTDRDRFMSGHEAKTYGLIDDVIVK
- a CDS encoding RNA polymerase sigma factor; translated protein: MTDATRALQGFADVHAEDATELLSQLRESLLRYCELMTGSHQDAEDITQSTLLKALPVLVGVREHPNAWALLRRIAKTTWLDSVRKNSRNALWEESADLALASAAASLFEDAADGLEVEAALRQLIGTLTGQQRAVFLLCAVFDYSDTEAAELLNISRGAVKATLHRARMRLRRNTEKNDKLAVPDDVVQTDVLQAYVAAFQAADIRGLVHLCQDGVLDPIQATNRVLVKAYEKTAVSGRSRLDTGCLEMSAMSRMSRMSRMSVQMAA
- a CDS encoding sulfite exporter TauE/SafE family protein → MSVAAFLTLLGIGLFGSFVSGMVGIGGSIVKYPLLLYVPPLLGVMQFSAHQVSGISAVQVLFSTAAGVLAYRKGNYLNYRLIAYMGSAIVVGSFIGAYEARYLSENAINLVYALLATVAAVMMFIPTKVADDDNLESGQFNRVIAVILAGAVGLLSGVVGAAGAFLLVPLMLVVLKIPMRVTIASSLAITFISSIGATIGKISAGDVLLGPSLVMIWASLVAAPLGARIGQQISVKWLKAFLALLITATCVKIWFDIVHLMPR
- a CDS encoding Dam family site-specific DNA-(adenine-N6)-methyltransferase; this translates as MKPFLKWAGNKYRIVDKIRGVLPRGERLIEPFAGSAAVFLNTDYKTNIVNDMNADLINVFVTLKQHGPAFVDACKGLFTPDENVPEVYYEFRDEFNQTSDRFRKAALFVYLNRHGYNGLCRYNNDGGFNVPFGRYKKPYFPFEEMMMFYHKSEDATFQTEDFELVMQQAQPGDVIYCDPPYVPLSDTANFTNYSAGGFGVDEQLRLAKVARETSERGIPVLISNHHTSFTEAIYKSADITTFEVQRLISCDSTNRNKAAELLALFPAMASSVTD
- a CDS encoding IDEAL domain-containing protein encodes the protein MLENTSRQHPTRPPYTPSELTQMAEDVVHAAITKWYQEWLRAQIDQALDDRDQQRFYHLAEHWKQLYAR